The Urocitellus parryii isolate mUroPar1 chromosome 6, mUroPar1.hap1, whole genome shotgun sequence genome includes a window with the following:
- the Ttpal gene encoding alpha-tocopherol transfer protein-like, with product MSEESDSLRTSPSVASLSENELPPPPEPPGYVCSLTEELVTKAREELQEKPEWRLRDVQALRDMVRKEYPNLSTSLEDAFLLRFLRARKFDYDRALQLLVNYHSCRRSWPEVFSNLKPSALKDVLSSGFLTVLPHTDPRGCHVLCIRPDRWIPSNYPITENIRAIYLTLEKLIQSEETQVNGIVILADYKGVSLSKASHFGPFIAKKVIGILQDGFPIRIKAVHVVNEPRIFKGIFAIIKPFLKEKIANRFFLHGSDLNSLHTNLPRNILPKEYGGTAGELDTASWSAVLLASEDDFVKEFCQPVPTCDSILGQALLSEGLASDMQCDDSMRAVKSQLYSCY from the exons ATGTCAGAAGAAAGTGACTCTCTGAGAACCAGCCCTTCTGTGGCCTCGCTCTCTGAAAATGAACTGCCACCACCACCCGAGCCCCCCGGCTACGTGTGCTCACTGACGGAAGAATTGGTCACCAAAGCCCGGGAAGAGCTGCAGGAGAAGCCGGAGTGGAGACTTCGGGATGTGCAGGCCCTCCGGGACATGGTGCGGAAGGAATACCCCAACCTGAGCACATCCCTTGAGGATGCCTTCCTGCTGCGCTTCCTCCGAGCCCGCAAGTTTGACTACGACCGGGCCCTGCAGCTCCTGGTCAACTACCACAGCTGCCGCAGGAGCTGGCCCGAAGTCTTCAGTAACCTGAAGCCATCGGCCCTAAAAGATGTGCTCAGTTCTGGGTTTCTTACTGTGCTGCCCCACACTGACCCCAGGGGCTGCCACGTCCTCTGTATCCGTCCAG ACAGATGGATACCGAGCAACTATCCAATTACAGAAAACATCCGAGCCATATACCTGACGTTAGAAAAACTCATTCAGTCTGAAGAAACCCAGGTGAATGGAATTGTAATTCTTGCAGACTACAAAGGAGTGAGCTTATCAAAAGCATCTCATTTTGGCCCTTTTATAGCCAAAAAAGTGATTGGCATCCTCCAG GATGGGTTTCCCATTCGGATAAAAGCAGTCCATGTAGTAAATGAACCTCGGATATTTAAAGGCATTTTTGCCATCATAAAACCATTCCTGAAGGAGAAAATAGCAAACAGA TTCTTCCTCCATGGGTCTGACCTGAACTCTCTTCACACAAACCTCCCAAGAAACATCCTCCCCAAGGAGTACGGGGGCACAGCCGGGGAGCTGGACACTGCCAGCTGGAGTGCCGTGCTCCTGGCCTCAGAGGACGACTTCGTGAAAGAGTTTTGCCAACCTGTCCCCACCTGCGACAGCATCCTGGGCCAGGCACTGCTGTCCGAAGGACTGGCCTCAGATATGCAGTGCGACGACTCCATGCGGGCAGTGAAGTCACAGCTGTACTCCTGCTACTAG
- the Serinc3 gene encoding serine incorporator 3 produces the protein MGAVLGVFSLASWVPCLCSGASCLLCSCCPNTKNSTVTRLIYAFILLLGTAVSCIMLTEGMETQLKKIPGFCEGGFKISVADIKADKDCDVLVGFKAVYRINFALAIFFFAFFLLMLKVKTSKDPRAAVHNGFWFFKIAAIVGIMVGSFYIPGGSFTSVWFAVGMVGAAFFILIQLVLLVDFAHSWNESWVSRMEEGNPRVWYAALLSVTTFFNVMSIIVVGLFYTYYTKPDGCTENKFFISINLILCIVVSIISIHPKIQEHQPRSGLLQSSVITLYTLYLTWSAMTNEPDRSCNPTLLSIITHIASPTMTPANSTVVVPTSAPPSKKAHFLDAENLLGLAVFVFCLLYSSIRTSSNSQVNKLTLSGSDSVILGDTNASGANDEEDGQPRRAVDNEKEGVQYSYSFFHLMLCLASLYIMMTLTSWYSPDAKFQNVTSKWPAVWVKITSSWVCLLLYVWTLVAPLVLTSRDFS, from the exons GTCCCCTGCCTCTGCAGTGGCGCATCATGCTTGTTGTGTAGTTGCTGCCCCAACACTAAAAATTCCACTGTGACTCGACTCATCTATGCTTTTATTCTCCTCTTGGGAACTGCTGTGTCCTGTATCATGCTGACAGAAGGGATGGAAACTCAGCTGAAGAAG attCCTGGATTCTGCGAAGGGGGATTTAAAATCAGTGTGGCTGATATAAAGGCAGATAAAGATTGTGATGTGCTGGTCGGTTTTAAAGCTGTATATCGGATCAACTTTGCCTTGGCCAtctttttctttgccttctttttGCTCatgttaaaagtaaaaacaagtaAAGATCCCAGAGCAGCAGTACACAATGG gttTTGGTTTTTCAAAATTGCTGCCATTGTTGGTATCATGGTTGGATCTTTCTACATCCCTGGGGGCTCTTTCACTTCAG tCTGGTTTGCCGTCGGCATGGTGGGGGCTGCTTTCTTCATCCTCATCCAGCTGGTACTCTTGGTAGACTTTGCCCACTCTTGGAATGAATCATGGGTGAGTCGTATGGAAGAAGGAAACCCAAGGGTCTGGTATGCCG cTTTGCTCTCTGTTACAACCTTTTTTAATGTCATGTCAATCATCGTTGTTGGGTTATTCTACACATACTACACAAAACCAGATGGCTGCACAGAAAACAAGTTCTTCATCAGTATTAATCTGATTCTCTGCATTGTAGTTTCCATTATATCGATCCACCCAAAAATTCAG GAACATCAGCCTCGTTCTGGCCTCCTACAGTCCTCTGTCATCACGCTCTACACCCTGTACCTCACGTGGTCAGCCATGACAAATGAACCTG ATCGATCCTGCAACCCCACCCTACTGAGCATCATTACACACATCGCTTCACCAACCATGACTCCTGCAAATTCCACTGTTGTAGTCCCTACCTCTGCTCCACCATCGAAGAAGGCGCACTTTCTGGATGCAGAAAATCTTCTAGGGCTTGCAgtctttgttttctgtcttttgtatTCTAG CATCCGAACTTCCAGCAACAGCCAAGTAAACAAGCTGACCCTCTCAGGGAGTGACAGCGTGATCCTTGGTGATACCAATGCCAGCGGAGCCAACGATGAAGAAGATGGACAGCCTCGGCGGGCTGTGGACAATGAGAAAGAGGGAGTGCAGTATAGCTACTCGTTTTTCCATCTGATGCTCTGCTTGGCTTCCTTGTACATCATGATGACACTGACCAGCTGGTACAG ccCTGATGCCAAGTTCCAGAATGTGACCAGCAAGTGGCCTGCTGTGTGGGTCAAGATCACCTCCAGCTGGGTGTGCCTCCTCCTTTATGTCTGGACCCTTGTGGCTCCATTAGTCCTCACCAGTCGGGATTTCAGCTGA